A DNA window from Camelina sativa cultivar DH55 chromosome 13, Cs, whole genome shotgun sequence contains the following coding sequences:
- the LOC104737485 gene encoding putative F-box/FBD/LRR-repeat protein At4g03220, producing the protein METRSVKRRKRKREENVQEIIKVDRISDLPDSLLHQILLLLPLISAAKTSSLSKRWRSLFLSLPDLDFTSISDLSKPKSFSSNSIYKVLSLRNHRDSNNLRSLRFRATVTFTSLNSLIRLAVTHQVQDLDIEVTTKDYFNFPRWIVTSQDLRALRLKSAYPGFRLPTSSSILGGFQKLTSLSLSLVILDNQPRLSDFFTDPSFPLLEKLTLESCFGLKELKVSCRLLQEFSLKNSLQLEGLEVSGNKLQRLKVVNCFLTYSEKSFVKINTPNLKTFLWNLNAVTTSVHFLDKLVCLRKAFVKVFWLHQHLNSQTQSLFTLLSGLCNSYKLQLGNQSVEVNIYLQLFLLQFDLCFTVLLLL; encoded by the coding sequence ATGGAGACGAGATCTGTGAAacggaggaagaggaagagagaagaaaatgtaCAAGAGATTATCAAAGTAGATAGAATCAGTGACCTTCCTGATTCTCTCCTTCATCAGATTCTGCTTCTGCTTCCTCTTATATCCGCAGCGAAGACAAGCTCACTTTCGAAAAGATGGagatctctcttcctctcattGCCTGATCTTGATTTCACCTCCATTAGCGACCTTAGCAAACCAAAATCTTTCTCTTCCAACTCCATTTACAAAGTGCTTTCTCTTCGTAACCACCGTGATTCCAACAACCTTAGATCACTTCGTTTTCGTGCTACCGTCACATTCACAAGTCTCAATTCCTTAATTCGTTTAGCTGTTACTCATCAGGTTCAAGATCTTGACATTGAAGTCACTACTAAAGACTACTTTAACTTCCCTCGTTGGATTGTGACCTCTCAAGATTTAAGAGCTTTGAGGCTTAAATCAGCTTACCCTGGTTTTAGATTACctacatcatcatcaatccttGGAGGGTTTCAAAAACTTACTTCACTCTCTTTATCTCTTGTGATTCTAGACAACCAACCTCGTCTCTCAGATTTCTTCACTGATCCAAGCTTTCCTCTTCTAGAGAAACTAACCCTTGAAAGTTGCTTTGGACTCAAGGAACTTAAGGTTAGTTGCCGTCTTCTCCAAGAGTTTTCTCTAAAGAACTCTTTACAGCTTGAGGGTTTAGAGGTTTCTGGTAATAAGCTTCAGAGACTAAAGGTTGTGAATTGCTTCCTAACATACTCAGAAAAGAGCTTTGTGAAGATCAACACACCGAATCTCAAAACTTTCCTTTGGAATTTAAACGCTGTCACTACTAGTGTTCATTTCTTGGACAAGTTAGTTTGTCTGAGAAAAGCTTTCGTTAAAGTGTTTTGGCTTCATCAACATCTCAATTCACAGACACAGAGCTTATTCACTCTCTTGTCAGGTCTCTGTAATTCCTACAAACTACAACTTGGAAACCAATCCGTAGAGGTAAATATATACTTACAACTTTTTCTTCTGCAGTTTGATCTTTGCTTCACAGTTTTGCTACTGTTGTGA
- the LOC104738498 gene encoding xyloglucan endotransglucosylase/hydrolase protein 9-like, producing MVGMDWFKCVMTMMMVWVLFCGEAVSAAKFEELYRSSWAMDHCVNEGEVTKLKLDNFSGAGFESRNKYLFGKVSIQIKLVEGDSAGTVTAFYMSSDGPNHNEFDFEFLGNSTGEPYLVQTNVYVNGVGNREQRLGLWFDPTTEFHTYSILWSKRSVVFMVDETPIRVHKNLEDKGIPFAKDQAMGVYSSLLILKIINDQTSERRQWNKDLWDRSNSX from the exons atggtgggTATGGATTGGTTCAAATGTGTGATGACAATGATGATGGTGTGGGTTCTCTTTTGTGGTGAAGCGGTTTCAGCAGCTAAGTTCGAGGAGCTTTACCGCTCAAGCTGGGCTATGGATCATTGTGTCAACGAAGGCGAAGTCACTAAGCTCAAGCTTGACAATTTCTCTG GAGCTGGGTTTGAATCTAGAAACAAATACTTGTTTGGTAAAGTCTCTATCCAGATTAAGCTCGTCGAGGGTGACTCAGCAGGAACCGTCACTGCTTTCTAC ATGTCTTCCGATGGTCCTAACCACAACGAATTCGATTTCGAGTTCTTGGGAAACTCCACTGGTGAGCCTTATCTAGTCCAGACCAACGTCTATGTTAATGGAGTTggaaacagagaacaaagacTCGGTCTTTGGTTCGATCCCACCACCGAGTTTCACACTTACTCAATCCTCTGGAGTAAACGCAGTGTCGT ATTCATGGTAGATGAAACTCCAATTCGAGTCCACAAGAATCTTGAAGATAAAGGTATCCCATTTGCTAAAGATCAAGCCATGGGAGTTTACAGCTCNTTACTTATCCTCAAAATCATTAATGATCAAACAAGTGAAAGAAGG CAATGGAATAAGGATTTGTGGGATAGGTCTAACTCAGANTAA
- the LOC104737478 gene encoding rRNA-processing protein FYV7-like isoform X2: MKKFHQRDEHETDRTKSAETKRMKNMKRLGGGGLSLQTFANMKSNKNGYNPSLIKKQKEFYKNAKYVSKFRKSMKQQNYHDKNEIGESSKVDDNDGCVDDDKQKVKSNKRIGLEDVYKQTKEEMEKARMEREAIFQAKKEAKEEAESRRKVAKGKMMRKTRHGQPVMKYRIEHLLDSIKKSAGID, translated from the exons ATGAAGAAATTTCACCAAAGAGATGAACATGAGACTGATCGCACCAAGTCGGCGGAgacgaagaggatgaagaaCATGAAGAGATTGGGAGGCGGTGGTCTTTCTCTCCAAACCTTTGCTAACATGAAATCGAATAAAAATGGCTATAACCCTTCTTTGATCA aAAAGCAAAAAGAGTTCTATAAGAATGCAAAGTATGTGAGCAAGTTTAGGAAGTCGATGAAGCAGCAGAATTATCATGATAAGAATGAGATTGGAGAGAGTAGTAAGGTAGATGATAATGATGGTTGTGTTGATGATGATAAGCAGAAGGTTAAATCTAATAAGAGAATCGGTTTAGAGGATGTATACAAACAGACGAAAGAAGAGATGGAAAAAGCAAGGATGGAGAGAGAGGCCATTTTTCAGGCGAAGAAGGAAGCTAAAGAAGAGGCTGAATCCAGGAGGAAAGTTGCAAAGGGGAAAATGATGAGAAAGACTCGACATGGTCAGCCTGTAATGAAATACAGAATAGAGCATCTTCTTGATTCCATCAAGAAATCTGCTGGAATCGATTGA
- the LOC104737479 gene encoding spermatogenesis-associated protein 20 isoform X2 has translation MEVESFEDEEVAKLLNDSFISIKVDREERPDVDKVYMSFVQALYGGGGWPLSVFLSPDLKPLMGGTYFPPNDNYGRPGFKTLLKKVKDAWDSKKDTLVKSGTYAIEELSKALSANAGAEKLSDEISRTAVSICAKQFSRSYDSEFGGFGSAPKFPRPVEIQLMLYHSKKLKESGKTSEADENQSMILFSLQGMANGGMHDHIGGGFHRYSVDECWHVPHFEKMLYDQGQLANIYLDGFIITKDVMYSYVARDILDYLRRDMIAPEGGIFSAEDADSFEFEGAKGKKEGAFYIWTSDEIDEVLGENADLFKEHYYVKKSGNCDLSSRSDPHNEFAGRNVLIERNELSAMASKFSISTEKYQEILGECRRKLFDVRLKRPKPHLDDKIIVSWNGLVISSFARASKILTAEPESTKYYFPVVNSQPEDYLEVAEKAALFIRGSLYDEQSRRLQHSYRQGPSKAPAFLDDYAFLISGLLDLYENGGGVTWLKWAIELQETQDELYLDREGGAYFNTQGQDPSVLLRVKEDHDGAEPSGNSVSAINLVRLASIVAGDKAESYLSTAQRLLAVFELRLRELAVAVPLMCCGADMISVPSRKQVVLVGSKSSAELNNMLAAAHSVYDPNKTVIHIDPSSADEMEFWEEHNNNVAEMAKKNRNSEKVVALVCQHFTCSPPVFDSSALTRLLSK, from the exons ATGGAAGTTGAGtcatttgaagatgaagaagtggCAAAACTCTTAAATGATTCGTTCATTAGTATCAAG GTTGATCGAGAGGAGCGGCCTGATGTCGATAAG GTTTATATGTCGTTTGTCCAGGCTCTGTATGGTGGAGGAGGGTGGCCACTGTCTGTCTTCCTATCACCTGATTTAAAGCCATTGATGGGTGGAACCTACTTTCCTCCAAATGACAATTATGGGCGACCAGGATTCAAGACTCTCCTTAA GAAGGTGAAAGATGCGTGGGACAGTAAGAAGGATACACTTGTGAAGAGTGGTACGTATGCTATTGAAGAACTGTCAAAAGCTTTATCTGCAAATGCTGGAGCCGAAAAATTGTCAGATGAGATTTCTCGGACGGCTGTGAGTATATGTGCAAAACAA ttttctcGGAGCTATGATTCGGAATTCGGTGGGTTTGGATCTGCACCAAAGTTCCCGAGGCCTGTCGAGATCCAGCTGATGCTTTATCATTCCAAAAAGTTGAAGGAATCGGGGAAAACTAGCGAGGCTGATGAAAACCAAAGTATGATTTTATTCAGCTTACAAGGCATGGCAAATGGAGGGATGCATGATCACATTGGAGGCGGGTTTCATAGATACAGTGTCGATGAATGTTGGCACG TTCCGCATTTTGAGAAAATGCTATATGATCAAGGGCAACTAGCAAACATCTACCTTGATGGTTTTATAATTACCAAGGACGTTATGTATTCTTATGTGGCAAGAGACATCCTTGATTATCTGAGAAGAGACATGATTGCACCTGAAGGTGGAATATTCTCAGCTGAAGACGCCGATAGCTTTGAATTCGAGGGGGCAAAGGGAAAGAAAGAAGGAGCTTTCTACATATGGACCAGCGATGAG ATTGATGAAGTCCTTGGGGAGAATGCAGATCTTTTCAAGGAGCATTACTATGTTAAGAAATCAGGTAACTGCGATCTTTCGAGCAGAAGTGACCCACACAATGAATTTGCTGGGAGGAACGTGCTGATCGAGAGAAATGAGCTGTCTGCCATGGCATCAAAGTTTAGCATCTCCACTGAGAAGTATCAGGAGATTTTGGGTGAATGCCGAAGAAAGCTTTTCGATGTCAGACTGAAGCGACCTAAGCCGCATCTAGATGATAAG ATAATCGTCTCGTGGAACGGGCTTGTTATCTCGTCTTTCGCACGAGCTTCCAAGATTCTCACGGCAGAGCCTGAAAGCACCAAATACTATTTCCCTGTGGTGAATAGTCAG CCAGAGGATTACTTAGAAGTTGCAGAGAAAGCAGCTTTGTTTATCAGAGGGAGTCTCTATGATGAGCAGTCTCGCAGATTACAACACAGTTACAGACAGGGACCATCTAAAGCTCCTGCCTTCTTAGACGATTATGCTTTCTTGATCTCTGGCTTGCTCGATCTTTATGAGAATGGAGGTGGGGTCACATGGCTTAAATGGGCTATTGAGCTTCAAGAAACCCAG GATGAGTTATATCTCGATCGAGAAGGAGGAGCATACTTCAATACTCAAGGACAAGACCCATCGGTTCTTCTCCGTGTAAAAGAAGATCATGATGGTGCAGAACCTTCAGGGAACTCTGTTTCTGCTATTAACCTTGTGAGATTAGCTTCCATAGTCGCCGGAGATAAAGCCGAATCCTACCTAAGCACCGCACAGCGTCTCCTG GCAGTCTTTGAGTTGAGGTTAAGAGAACTGGCGGTGGCAGTGCCGTTGATGTGCTGCGGTGCAGATATGATCTCTGTTCCATCGAGGAAACAAGTTGTTTTGGTTGGCTCCAAGTCTTCTGCAGAGCTTAACAACATGCTTGCTGCAGCACATTCAGTATATGATCCTAATAAAACG GTGATTCACATAGATCCTTCGAGTGCTGATGAAATGGAGTTTTGGGAAGAGCATAACAATAATGTAGCTGAGATGGCGAAGAAGAACAGAAACTCAGAGAAAGTGGTGGCTCTTGTTTGTCAACACTTCACTTGTAGTCCTCCTGTCTTTGACTCTTCTGCTCTCACTCGCTTACTATCCAAGTGA
- the LOC104737477 gene encoding GRR1-like protein 1 — MALRLPSKVLKHILSFIDSNEDRNSVSLVCKSWFETERKTRKRVFVGNCYAVTPAAVARRFPEMRSLTLKGKPHFADYNLVPDGWGGYACPWIEAMAAKSPSLEEIRLKRMVVTDECLERIAASFKDFKVLVLTSCEGFSTDGIAAIASTCRNLRVLELRECIVEDLGGDWLSYFPETSTSLVSLDFSCLDSEVKISDLERLVSRSPNLKSLKLNPAVTLDGLVSILRRAPQLTELGTGSFAAELKPEAFTKLSKAFSNCKQLQSLSGLWDVLPEYLPALYSVCPGLTSLNLSYATVRMPDLVELLRRCSKLQKLWVMDLIEDKGLEAVASYCKELRELRVFPSEPDLDATNIPVTEQGLVYVSKGCRKLESVLYFCVQFTNAALITIARKRPNLKCFRLCVIEPFAPDYKTNEPLDKGFKAIAEGCKDLRRLSVSGLLSDKAFKYIGKHAKKVRMLSIAFAGDSDLMLHHLLSGCQSLKKLEIRDCPFGDTALLENAAKLETMRSLWMSSCFVSFGACKLLSQKMPRLNVEVIDEHPPKTRPESSPVERIYIYRTVAGPRMDTPEFVWTLHKNPEIGVSKLAIK; from the exons atgGCTCTCCGATTACCATCTAAGGTTTTAAAACATATCCTCTCCTTCATTGATTCCAACGAGGACCGGAACTCAGTTTCTCTGGTCTGCAAGTCATGGTTCGAAACAGAGCGTAAAACTAGGAAACGGGTCTTTGTCGGAAACTGTTACGCGGTGACCCCTGCTGCTGTTGCACGACGGTTCCCGGAGATGAGATCTCTGACTTTGAAAGGGAAGCCACACTTCGCCGACTATAATTTGGTTCCTGATGGTTGGGGTGGTTATGCTTGCCCATGGATTGAAGCCATGGCGGCTAAAAGCCCGTCCCTTGAAGAGATAAGATTGAAGAGGATGGTGGTGACTGATGAGTGCTTAGAAAGGATCGCTGCTTCGTTTAAGGATTTCAAAGTCCTTGTGTTGACTTCTTGTGAAGGTTTCTCCACTGATGGTATCGCTGCTATTGCATCAACTTGCAG AAACTTGAGAGTGTTGGAACTACGAGAGTGCATCGTTGAAGATCTGGGAGGAGACTGGCTTAGTTATTTCCCAGAGACTTCAACATCTCTGGTCTCTCTTGACTTCTCTTGTTTAGACTCTGAGGTTAAAATCTCAGACTTAGAGCGTCTCGTGAGCAGATCTCCAAACCTGAAGTCTCTGAAGTTGAATCCAGCGGTGACTCTTGATGGTCTCGTTAGCATACTTCGTCGTGCTCCACAGCTGACTGAGCTCGGGACAGGTTCTTTCGCGGCTGAACTGAAACCAGAAGCGTTTACAAAGTTATCAAAAGCTTTTTCAAACTGTAAGCAACTTCAGAGTTTATCTGGTCTTTGGGATGTTCTCCCTGAATATCTTCCAGCTCTTTATTCTGTTTGTCCTGGGCTTACCTCGTTGAACTTGAGCTATGCTACTGTCCGAATGCCTGATCTTGTTGAGCTTCTTAGGCGATGCTCGAAACTGCAGAAGCTATGG GTGATGGACTTGATTGAGGACAAAGGTCTTGAAGCTGTTGCCTCCTATTGTAAGGAACTGCGAGAATTGAGGGTGTTTCCATCTGAGCCAGATCTTGATGCAACCAACATACCTGTGACGGAACAAGGCCTGGTCTATGTGTCTAAAGGCTGTCGAAAGCTTGAGTCTGTTCTCTACTTCTGTGTCCAGTTCACAAATGCAGCTTTGATTACTATAGCAAGAAAACGTCCGAATCTCAAGTGCTTCCGTCTCTGCGTGATAGAGCCATTCGCTCCtgattacaaaacaaatgagCCACTTGATAAAGGATTCAAAGCCATAGCTGAGGGATGCAAGGATCTTCGACGGCTCTCAGTCTCTGGTCTCCTCTCTGACAAGGCCTTTAAATACATTGGGAAACATGCCAAGAAGGTTAGGATGCTATCAATAGCATTCGCTGGGGACAGTGATCTGATGCTCCATCACTTGTTGTCAGGCTGTCAGAGTTTAAAGAAGCTTGAGATAAGAGATTGCCCTTTTGGAGACACTGCACTACTGGAGAACGCTGCCAAACTAGAAACCATGCGATCCCTTTGGATGTCGTCGTGCTTTGTGAGTTTTGGTGCTTGCAAGCTTCTGAGTCAGAAAATGCCAAGGCTCAATGTCGAAGTCATTGATGAACATCCTCCAAAGACAAGACCTGAGAGCTCTCCAGTTGAaaggatatacatatatagaacaGTCGCCGGACCGAGAATGGATACGCCTGAATTTGTGTGGACGCTACACAAGAATCCCGAGATTGGAGTTTCAAAATTAGCCATAAAGTAA
- the LOC104737478 gene encoding rRNA-processing protein FYV7-like isoform X1 codes for MKKFHQRDEHETDRTKSAETKRMKNMKRLGGGGLSLQTFANMKSNKNGYNPSLIKKQKEFYKNAKYVSKFRKSMKQQNYHDKNEIGESSKVDDNDGCVDDDKQKVKSNKRIGLEDVYKQTKEEMEKARMEREAIFQAKKEAKEEAESRRKVAKGKMMRKTRHGQPVMKYRIEHLLDSIKKSAGIDGSS; via the exons ATGAAGAAATTTCACCAAAGAGATGAACATGAGACTGATCGCACCAAGTCGGCGGAgacgaagaggatgaagaaCATGAAGAGATTGGGAGGCGGTGGTCTTTCTCTCCAAACCTTTGCTAACATGAAATCGAATAAAAATGGCTATAACCCTTCTTTGATCA aAAAGCAAAAAGAGTTCTATAAGAATGCAAAGTATGTGAGCAAGTTTAGGAAGTCGATGAAGCAGCAGAATTATCATGATAAGAATGAGATTGGAGAGAGTAGTAAGGTAGATGATAATGATGGTTGTGTTGATGATGATAAGCAGAAGGTTAAATCTAATAAGAGAATCGGTTTAGAGGATGTATACAAACAGACGAAAGAAGAGATGGAAAAAGCAAGGATGGAGAGAGAGGCCATTTTTCAGGCGAAGAAGGAAGCTAAAGAAGAGGCTGAATCCAGGAGGAAAGTTGCAAAGGGGAAAATGATGAGAAAGACTCGACATG GTCAGCCTGTAATGAAATACAGAATAGAGCATCTTCTTGATTCCATCAAGAAATCTGCTGGAATTGATGGAAGCTCATGA
- the LOC104737479 gene encoding spermatogenesis-associated protein 20 isoform X1, with the protein MLMRSLHLLSSSSILHRFASRSIASLSSLPRRRNRVRTHNPSFYCPFPPVLSRPISSGKVLAMADETSSSTSSTSQKHTNRLAAEHSPYLLQHAHNPVDWYPWGEEAFEEARKRDVPIFLSIGYSTCHWCHVMEVESFEDEEVAKLLNDSFISIKVDREERPDVDKVYMSFVQALYGGGGWPLSVFLSPDLKPLMGGTYFPPNDNYGRPGFKTLLKKVKDAWDSKKDTLVKSGTYAIEELSKALSANAGAEKLSDEISRTAVSICAKQFSRSYDSEFGGFGSAPKFPRPVEIQLMLYHSKKLKESGKTSEADENQSMILFSLQGMANGGMHDHIGGGFHRYSVDECWHVPHFEKMLYDQGQLANIYLDGFIITKDVMYSYVARDILDYLRRDMIAPEGGIFSAEDADSFEFEGAKGKKEGAFYIWTSDEIDEVLGENADLFKEHYYVKKSGNCDLSSRSDPHNEFAGRNVLIERNELSAMASKFSISTEKYQEILGECRRKLFDVRLKRPKPHLDDKIIVSWNGLVISSFARASKILTAEPESTKYYFPVVNSQPEDYLEVAEKAALFIRGSLYDEQSRRLQHSYRQGPSKAPAFLDDYAFLISGLLDLYENGGGVTWLKWAIELQETQDELYLDREGGAYFNTQGQDPSVLLRVKEDHDGAEPSGNSVSAINLVRLASIVAGDKAESYLSTAQRLLAVFELRLRELAVAVPLMCCGADMISVPSRKQVVLVGSKSSAELNNMLAAAHSVYDPNKTVIHIDPSSADEMEFWEEHNNNVAEMAKKNRNSEKVVALVCQHFTCSPPVFDSSALTRLLSK; encoded by the exons ATGCTGATGAGAAGTCTTCACTTGTTGTCTTCCTCATCAATCCTCCACCGCTTTGCTTCTCGCAGCATCGCGTCTTTGTCTTCTTTACCCAGACGAAGAAATCGCGTCCGTACTCATAACCCTTCGTTTTATTGCCCTTTCCCGCCGGTTCTCTCGAGACCCATTTCCTCAGGCAAGGTCTTAGCCATGGCGGATGAGACTTCGTCGTCGACCTCGTCAACGTCTCAGAAACATACCAACCGTTTAGCCGCTGAGCACAGTCCTTATCTTCTTCAACACGCACATAATCCG GTTGATTGGTATCCATGGGGAGAAGAAGCTTTTGAAGAAGCAAGGAAGAGAGACGTGCCCATCTTCTTATCAA TTGGATACAGTACCTGTCACTG GTGTCATGTTATGGAAGTTGAGtcatttgaagatgaagaagtggCAAAACTCTTAAATGATTCGTTCATTAGTATCAAG GTTGATCGAGAGGAGCGGCCTGATGTCGATAAG GTTTATATGTCGTTTGTCCAGGCTCTGTATGGTGGAGGAGGGTGGCCACTGTCTGTCTTCCTATCACCTGATTTAAAGCCATTGATGGGTGGAACCTACTTTCCTCCAAATGACAATTATGGGCGACCAGGATTCAAGACTCTCCTTAA GAAGGTGAAAGATGCGTGGGACAGTAAGAAGGATACACTTGTGAAGAGTGGTACGTATGCTATTGAAGAACTGTCAAAAGCTTTATCTGCAAATGCTGGAGCCGAAAAATTGTCAGATGAGATTTCTCGGACGGCTGTGAGTATATGTGCAAAACAA ttttctcGGAGCTATGATTCGGAATTCGGTGGGTTTGGATCTGCACCAAAGTTCCCGAGGCCTGTCGAGATCCAGCTGATGCTTTATCATTCCAAAAAGTTGAAGGAATCGGGGAAAACTAGCGAGGCTGATGAAAACCAAAGTATGATTTTATTCAGCTTACAAGGCATGGCAAATGGAGGGATGCATGATCACATTGGAGGCGGGTTTCATAGATACAGTGTCGATGAATGTTGGCACG TTCCGCATTTTGAGAAAATGCTATATGATCAAGGGCAACTAGCAAACATCTACCTTGATGGTTTTATAATTACCAAGGACGTTATGTATTCTTATGTGGCAAGAGACATCCTTGATTATCTGAGAAGAGACATGATTGCACCTGAAGGTGGAATATTCTCAGCTGAAGACGCCGATAGCTTTGAATTCGAGGGGGCAAAGGGAAAGAAAGAAGGAGCTTTCTACATATGGACCAGCGATGAG ATTGATGAAGTCCTTGGGGAGAATGCAGATCTTTTCAAGGAGCATTACTATGTTAAGAAATCAGGTAACTGCGATCTTTCGAGCAGAAGTGACCCACACAATGAATTTGCTGGGAGGAACGTGCTGATCGAGAGAAATGAGCTGTCTGCCATGGCATCAAAGTTTAGCATCTCCACTGAGAAGTATCAGGAGATTTTGGGTGAATGCCGAAGAAAGCTTTTCGATGTCAGACTGAAGCGACCTAAGCCGCATCTAGATGATAAG ATAATCGTCTCGTGGAACGGGCTTGTTATCTCGTCTTTCGCACGAGCTTCCAAGATTCTCACGGCAGAGCCTGAAAGCACCAAATACTATTTCCCTGTGGTGAATAGTCAG CCAGAGGATTACTTAGAAGTTGCAGAGAAAGCAGCTTTGTTTATCAGAGGGAGTCTCTATGATGAGCAGTCTCGCAGATTACAACACAGTTACAGACAGGGACCATCTAAAGCTCCTGCCTTCTTAGACGATTATGCTTTCTTGATCTCTGGCTTGCTCGATCTTTATGAGAATGGAGGTGGGGTCACATGGCTTAAATGGGCTATTGAGCTTCAAGAAACCCAG GATGAGTTATATCTCGATCGAGAAGGAGGAGCATACTTCAATACTCAAGGACAAGACCCATCGGTTCTTCTCCGTGTAAAAGAAGATCATGATGGTGCAGAACCTTCAGGGAACTCTGTTTCTGCTATTAACCTTGTGAGATTAGCTTCCATAGTCGCCGGAGATAAAGCCGAATCCTACCTAAGCACCGCACAGCGTCTCCTG GCAGTCTTTGAGTTGAGGTTAAGAGAACTGGCGGTGGCAGTGCCGTTGATGTGCTGCGGTGCAGATATGATCTCTGTTCCATCGAGGAAACAAGTTGTTTTGGTTGGCTCCAAGTCTTCTGCAGAGCTTAACAACATGCTTGCTGCAGCACATTCAGTATATGATCCTAATAAAACG GTGATTCACATAGATCCTTCGAGTGCTGATGAAATGGAGTTTTGGGAAGAGCATAACAATAATGTAGCTGAGATGGCGAAGAAGAACAGAAACTCAGAGAAAGTGGTGGCTCTTGTTTGTCAACACTTCACTTGTAGTCCTCCTGTCTTTGACTCTTCTGCTCTCACTCGCTTACTATCCAAGTGA
- the LOC104737480 gene encoding coproporphyrinogen-III oxidase 1, chloroplastic-like yields MASHSSTLYASPSSFKLLSSHRLNPSPKYFNLRFPRPVKRPHFDLRCSVSIEKEVPETERPFTFLRDSDGGGTQSSSSSSSVRARFETMIRTAQDKVCEAIEAVEGGPKFKEDVWSRPGGGGGISRVLQDGNVWEKAGVNVSVVYGVMPPEAYRAAKGAATSEQKPGPVPFFAAGISSVLHPKNPFAPTLHFNYRYFETDAPKDVPGAPRQWWFGGGTDFTPAYIFEEDVKHFHSVQKQACDKFDPSFYPRFKKWCDDYFYIKHRDERRGLGGIFFDDLNDYDQEMLLSFATECASSVIPAYIPIIEKRKDTPFNDQHKAWQQLRRGRYVEFNLVYDRGTTFGLKTGGRIESILVSLPLSARWEYDHKPQEGTEEWKLLDACINPKEWL; encoded by the exons ATGGCGTCTCACTCATCGACTCTTTacgcttctccttcttccttcaAACTCTTATCCTCTCATCGTCTCAATCCTTCTCCGAAGTACTTCAACCTCCGCTTTCCTCGTCCGGTAAAGAGACCACATTTCGATTTACGATGTTCTGTCTCAATCGAGAAAGAAGTTCCCGAAACCGAAAGACCTTTCACTTTCCTCAGAGACTCTGATGGTGGTGGtactcaatcttcttcttcttcttcttcggttagGGCTCGTTTCGAGACAATGATAAGAACTGCTCAAGATAAAGTCTGTGAAGCCATTGAAGCAGTTGAAGGAGGTCCTAAATTCAAGGAAGATGTTTGGTCTCGTCCCGGTGGAGGCGGAGGAATCAGCCGTGTTTTGCAAGATGGAAATGTATGGGAGAAAGCTGGAGTTAATGTCTCTGTTGTTTATGGTGTTATGCCTCCTGAAGCTTATAGAGCTGCTAAAGGCGCCGCCACGTCTGAGCAAAAACCTGGTCCAGTTCCGTTCTTTGCCGCTGGAATCAGCTCG GTTTTGCATCCCAAAAACCCTTTTGCCCCGACTCTGCATTTTAATTACCGTTATTTCGAGACTGATGCTCCAAAGG ATGTTCCTGGAGCTCCAAGGCAATGGTGGTTCGGTGGTGGGACTGATTTCACACCAGCTTACATCTTTGAAGAGGACGTCAAGCACTTTCATTCG GTTCAAAAGCAAGCCTGCGACAAATTCGATCCGTCCTTCTACCCTCGGTTCAAGAAATGGTGTGATGACTACTTTTACATTAAG CACCGGGATGAGAGGAGAGGACTAGGAGGAatattttttgatgatttaaatGACTATGATCAGGAGATGCTTCTGTCATTTGCCACTG AATGTGCAAGCTCAGTGATACCAGCATACATACCCATAATAGAGAAACGTAAAGACACACCGTTCAACGATCAGCATAAGGCGTGGCAACAATTGCGTAGGGGGCGATATGTTGAATTCAACTTG GTTTATGATCGCGGAACAACATTTGGTCTGAAGACAGGAGGGCGAATAGAGAGTATTCTTGTCTCTCTTCCGCTATCCGCAAGATGGGAATATGACCAT AAACCACAAGAAGGAACTGAGGAATGGAAGCTTTTGGATGCTTGTATCAATCCAAAAGAGTGGCTTTAG